One genomic region from Nocardia vinacea encodes:
- a CDS encoding class II glutamine amidotransferase gives MCRLFGLSAAPRRVRATFWLLDAPDSLSIQSRREPDGVGLGTFTADEAPLVEKQPIAAYQDVQFAREARERESMTFVAHIRYATTGGLQPINTHPFEQRGRLFAHNGVLHGLDELDSELGDYLDLVHGDTDSERFFALVTKRTDQHGGDITAGITDAVRWIADRLPVYALNLVLTTATNLWALRYPDTHSLFVLEREPGGPQGDRHLDQAGRAGIRTRSGHLREFPAVVVASERTDEDPCWRALAPGELLHVDDHLRVRSTTVLDSAPRHPLSLAQLDSRAAAAQSGR, from the coding sequence ATGTGTCGCTTGTTCGGTTTGTCGGCCGCACCGCGGCGCGTGCGGGCCACGTTCTGGTTACTGGATGCGCCGGACAGCCTGTCGATACAGAGCAGACGTGAACCCGACGGCGTCGGCCTCGGCACCTTCACCGCCGACGAGGCCCCGCTGGTGGAGAAACAACCGATCGCCGCATACCAGGACGTCCAATTCGCTCGGGAGGCGCGCGAACGAGAATCGATGACGTTCGTCGCGCATATCCGCTACGCCACCACAGGCGGCTTGCAACCCATCAACACCCACCCGTTCGAACAACGTGGCCGTCTGTTCGCCCACAACGGTGTGCTGCACGGTCTCGACGAACTGGACTCCGAACTCGGCGACTACCTCGACCTGGTACACGGCGACACCGATTCCGAACGATTCTTCGCCCTGGTCACCAAGCGCACCGATCAGCACGGCGGCGACATCACCGCCGGTATCACCGACGCGGTCAGGTGGATCGCGGACCGACTCCCCGTCTACGCCCTCAACCTGGTACTCACCACGGCCACAAACCTGTGGGCACTCCGATACCCCGACACACACAGCCTCTTCGTCCTCGAACGCGAACCAGGCGGCCCACAGGGCGACCGGCACCTGGACCAAGCCGGACGAGCCGGAATCCGAACCCGCAGCGGCCACCTGCGCGAATTCCCTGCGGTCGTGGTTGCCAGCGAACGCACCGACGAGGACCCGTGCTGGCGAGCACTCGCACCCGGCGAACTACTCCACGTCGACGACCATCTGCGGGTCCGATCGACCACC
- a CDS encoding NAD(P)-dependent oxidoreductase, with amino-acid sequence MRITVFGANGPTGRLLTGQALAAGHEVAAVTRQPDSFPLHHDRLEIVGADVLDPGAVDAVVAGRNAVLSTLGVPAGKDPISTYSRGVANIVAAMERHRVRRLAVVSSSGVDPHPYSDGGFLFNRVLLPYVTRVAGKTLYDDMRRMETLIRATDLDWTIVRPSGLYHLPSVTDYTVVEGHADGRFTARADLAASMLALLDNDRYVRTTIGVITTADNPALLEWIRHEALAKT; translated from the coding sequence ATGCGTATCACAGTCTTCGGAGCAAACGGTCCCACCGGCCGGCTGCTCACCGGCCAGGCACTCGCCGCCGGACATGAGGTCGCCGCGGTCACCCGGCAGCCGGATTCGTTTCCGCTGCACCATGATCGGCTCGAGATAGTTGGTGCAGATGTGCTCGATCCGGGTGCCGTCGACGCCGTCGTGGCGGGGCGAAATGCGGTGCTGTCGACGCTGGGGGTGCCCGCCGGTAAGGATCCGATCAGCACCTATTCGCGCGGTGTGGCCAATATTGTCGCCGCGATGGAACGGCATCGGGTGCGTCGGCTCGCCGTCGTCAGCTCGAGCGGAGTCGACCCGCATCCGTACTCCGACGGCGGGTTCCTGTTCAACCGCGTACTACTGCCATATGTGACGCGGGTGGCGGGTAAGACTCTGTACGACGACATGCGGCGAATGGAAACACTGATCCGCGCCACCGATCTGGACTGGACGATCGTGCGCCCGAGCGGGCTCTACCACCTGCCGTCGGTCACCGACTACACCGTCGTCGAGGGCCACGCCGACGGCAGGTTCACCGCCCGCGCGGACCTGGCCGCGAGCATGCTCGCCCTGCTGGACAACGACCGCTACGTCCGCACCACAATCGGCGTCATCACCACGGCCGACAACCCCGCCTTGCTCGAGTGGATTCGTCACGAAGCACTCGCCAAGACCTGA